One Leishmania major strain Friedlin complete genome, chromosome 5 DNA segment encodes these proteins:
- a CDS encoding nitroreductase-like protein has protein sequence MLRRSPRLLLVAAGARPAASTPRASEAAGTCGNEERHSNTSSGHGGFLATLRHLVAWNRTNAAAAASSSSVSCAETPACVSSSAALDAVEAVVRDRWTCRQFDTAKPIDLDTLKRVLAATTRAPTGFNLQGWHAVVVTNEAVREQLFKAALGQPQVLQAPATVVFVGDTEPERNAPQALEMGLETGYYSPLYGATYLRNIYYLMHGGPMQSMAAVKSVVSAWYSRAAGTPLISVPVSRTGYAWKQTMIPATTFVNLCTAAGWETCMMEGIDEDAVKRALGVPAERYTVPVIISVGYATATEAEKRQVCSSRFATPHTVRWNKF, from the coding sequence ATGCTTCGCCGCAGCCCCCGCTTGCTATTGGTTGCAGCAGGGGCCCGCcctgccgcctccacccctcGAGCCAGCGAGGCCGCCGGCACCTGTGGCAACGAGGAGCGCCACAGCAACACCAGCAGTGGCCATGGTGGTTTTCTAGCCACACTGCGCCATCTCGTGGCGTGGAACCGCACGaacgcggcggccgccgcatcgTCGTCATCCGTGTCGTGCGCAGAAACCCCAGCatgcgtcagcagcagcgcagcactcgacgccgtcgaggcCGTCGTGCGCGACCGGTGGACGTGCCGGCAGTTCGACACGGCGAAGCCGATAGACCTCGACACTCTCAAGCGCGTCTTGGCGGCGACGACCCGCGCCCCGACTGGTTTCAACCTTCAGGGGTGGCACGCGGTCGTCGTCACCAAtgaggcggtgcgggagCAGCTCTTCAAGGCAGCGCTCGGCCAgccgcaggtgctgcaggcgccgGCAACTGTCGTCTTCGTTGGGGACACAGAGCCGGAGCGGAACGCGCCGCAGGCGCTTGAGATGGGTCTCGAGACGGGCTACTACAGCCCCCTCTACGGTGCCACCTACCTCCGCAACATCTACTACCTCATGCACGGCGGTCCTATGCAGTCGATGGCCGCCGTAAAGTCGGTCGTGAGTGCGTGGTACAGCCGGGCGGCTGGCACGCCGCTCATCTCCGTCCCGGTGAGCCGCACCGGCTACGCGTGGAAGCAGACGATGATTCCGGCGACGACGTTCGTGAAtctctgcaccgccgccggctgGGAGACTTGCATGATGGAGGGCATCGACGAAGATGCCGTGAAGCGCGCGTTGGGAGTGCCGGCGGAACGATACACTGTGCCGGTCATCATCAGCGTCGGCTACGCGACCGCCACGGAGGCCGAGAAACGTCAGGTGTGCAGCTCGCGCTTCGCGACGCCACACACCGTGCGGTGGAACAAGTTCTAG
- a CDS encoding putative ATP-dependent RNA helicase: MQPHPSWRVYVGDDVDTGGTGAAAAAAADQTNTHASSNMEEDAARLLDSAFARRARYTLQTLPARIRQQPSAAPSPVLRWLLQHGVVEGQRKKEQAGTAPSATDKPSATPAPVLSPAVAATSGCVSAAAAAATSALARRGVGPKDPLVQRLLKKQQKAASSASAATSATSAVPSNATNATASTVISGSTRAPMSSASHWTQRPFSAMTSTSWKVFRQQLGITVELVAPTQPPTETSGPSAAQPGTFVKTLPPADTLPAIRCWEEAQLPFSLGRCVTRAYALPTAVQAQCVPLALLPRPAPLVAGAKSGGVAGAATAAVLGMDILAVAETGSGKTAAYLVPLLYHVLCRAPKLLGHPDRISLGPLSLVIVPTRELAEQVTASFLQLCGQAPAASMYSSGGGYISQDTIRAWETHESDVSGASGHDRASSVAAAGAARNYLSELRVVKVVGGESRDAQYAALARGAHCVVGTVGQLQMLLADRLLSLGNTQLVVMDEADRMIDEQQEERLTAVLERCPQPRQTVMFTATLSVACAAVAKQYLAKTGYYLVRTPYRCASIRQSFELVADTGSLATGAAEDPVTAAAVAATATAEGRKKKPSRQQGHTEKGEPQPPQRQRLLHPLIHAQKFVRLVAWLVYGTGPIIVFANEKSTCDALWEELRAEAERLDAQQEYYTIEDLVGPPPDGLSFREDTAGGQEATSSSAAARRTPTLANLTSVAVVHSELSQTERRSLVAQFQRRQRHVLITTDLLARGLDVAGVTLVINYDVPWAASASPSDAVTLYIHRIGRTGRAGSTGVAVTFVTLPAAMVQRAEEVAREEARDAAPKQPEGRAKPPRAPPRVYGDEDDDLAALGELFDGDTRNVCMAGAAALSTTASDNASGRRRRRGDDDSDDTEMDSSNDGDDDDEDANKEGTTGNTSNTANHNGNGMRKPPRMRRKRSAATFASDAAVLRPLWSFLVECAEGEGCRDGAAALRRGTYAKVSVPPALGCVMAQLSATSPYGRITL, encoded by the coding sequence ATGCAGCCGCATCCGTCATGGCGTGTCTACGTCGGCGATGACGTCGACACTGGCGGcactggtgctgctgctgccgctgctgcggaccAGACGAATACTCACGCATCGTCCAACAtggaggaggatgcggcgCGCTTGCTCGACTCGGCGTTCGCGCGGCGTGCCCGCTACACCCTACAGACCCTCCCAGCGAGGATTCGCCAGCAGCcatctgcagcgccgtcccccgtgctgcgctggctgctgcagcacggtgTGGTTGAAGggcagagaaagaaggaGCAGGCAGGAACGGCGCCCAGTGCGACGGACAAACCCAGTGCCACTCCTGCGCCTGTGCTGTCACCCGCCGTTGCTGCAACATCAGGATGCGtttcggcagcagcagcagcagccacgtcAGCGCTAGCGCGCCGAGGTGTCGGACCGAAGGACCCGCTGGTTCAACGCCTTCtgaagaagcagcagaaggcAGCTTCGTCTGCGTCCGCAGCAACGTCAGCCACGTCCGCCGTGCCAAGCAACGCTACCAATGCCACCGCCTCAACCGTTATCAGCGGTAGCACACGTGCGCCCATGTCGTCTGCCTCGCACTGGACGCAACGCCCCTTCTCTGCCATGACGTCCACCAGCTGGAAGGTATtccggcagcagctgggCATTACCGTCGAGCtggtggcgccgacgcagccgcccACGGAGACCAGCGGCCCCAGCGCCGCACAGCCAGGCACCTTTGTCAAGACGTTGCCTCCAGCCGACACGCTACCGGCTATCCGCTGCTGGGAGGAAGCCCAGCTGCCGTTTTCGCTTGGCCGGTGTGTCACGCGCGCGTACGCGCTgccgacggcggtgcaggcgcagTGCGTGCCGCTCGCACTTCTCCCGCGGCCCGCACCTTTGGTCGCGGGCGCGAAGAGTGGCGGTGTGGCTGGTGCGgctacggcggcggtgcttgGCATGGACATCCTCGCAGTAGCGGAGACCGGGAGCGGCAAGACTGCGGCGTAcctcgtgccgctgctgtacCACGTGCTGTGCCGTGCACCGAAGCTGCTGGGCCACCCCGACCGGATCTCACTGGGGCCGCTGAGCTTGGTGATTGTGCCGACGCGTGAGCTGGCAGAGCAGGTGACGGCGTCCTTTCTGCAGTTGTGCGGCCAGGCGCCAGCTGCCTCCATGtacagcagcggtgggggCTACATCTCGCAGGACACCATTCGCGCCTGGGAGACGCACGAGTCGGATGTGAGTGGCGCCAGTGGTCACGATCGTGCGTCCTCTGTGGCCGCGGCGGGAGCGGCGCGAAACTATCTCAGCGAGTTGCGCGTGGTCAAGGTGGTTGGTGGCGAGAGTCGCGATGCTCAGTACGCCGCCCTGGCACGCGGCGCGCACTGCGTCGTCGGCACAGTGGGCCAGCTGCAGATGCTGCTCGCGGACCGCCTGCTCTCGCTCGGCAACACGCAGCTCGTCGTGATGGACGAGGCAGATCGGATGATCGatgagcagcaggaggagcggcTCACTGCAGTCCTGGAACGGTgcccgcagccgcggcagacAGTCATGTTCACGGCGACGCTGAGTGTAGCGTGCGCGGCCGTGGCGAAGCAGTACCTCGCCAAGACCGGCTATTACCTGGTGCGCACACCGTACCGGTGCGCCTCGATCCGCCAGTCCTTCGAGCTGGTCGCCGACACCGGCTCCCTGGCCACGGGCGCTGCAGAGGaccccgtcaccgccgcggccgtcgctgccacagcgacggcagagGGGCGGAAAAAGAAGCCGTCTCGGCAACAAGGACACACCGAGAAGGGCGAGCCGcaaccgccgcagcggcagcgtctgctGCACCCTCTCATACACGCCCAGAAGTTTGTGCGGTTGGTGGCGTGGCTCGTGTACGGCACCGGCCCGATCATCGTCTTCGCCAATGAAAAGTCGACGTGCGACGCACTGTGGGAAGAGCTACGCGCTGAGGCAGAGCGCCTGGACGCACAGCAGGAATACTACACAATCGAGGACCTTGTCGGCCCGCCGCCGGACGGCTTGTCGTTTCGCGAAGACACCGCGGGTGGTCAAGAGGCGACATCgtccagcgcggcggcgcggcgcacgccgACGTTGGCGAACCTAACCTCCGTTGCCGTGGTGCACTCGGAGCTGTCGCAGACGGAGCGGCGCTCTCTCGTGGCGCAGTTccagcggcgtcagcggcacgTTCTCATCACAACAGACCTTCTCGCTCGTGGCCTTGACGTGGCGGGGGTGACGCTTGTGATCAACTACGACGTGCCGTGGGCAGCCTCTGCCTCGCCGAGCGACGCCGTGACGCTCTACATCCACCGCATCGGGCGCACCGGCCGTGCAGGCTCCActggcgtcgccgtcactTTCGTGACGTTGCCTGCCGCGATGGTACAACGGGCTGAGGAAGTGGCGAGGGAAGAGGCGAGGGACGCTGCGCCAAAGCAGCCTGAAGGCCGCGCGAAACCGCCCCGCGCACCACCCCGCGTGTAtggcgacgaggatgacgaccTTGCCGCCCTCGGTGAGCTCTTCGACGGCGACACGCGTAATGTCTGTATGgcaggggcagcggcgctatCCACCACTGCCTCAGATAATGCCAGcggccgtcgtcgccgccgcggtgacgacgacagcgacgacacgGAAATggacagcagcaacgacggcgatgacgacgacgaggacgcgaACAAGGAGGGCACCACCGGAAATACGAGCAACACCGCGAACCACAACGGCAATGGCATGCGGAAGCCGCCGAGGATGCGCCGCAAGCGCTCGGCCGCCACCTtcgccagcgacgccgccgtgctgcggcCCCTCTGGTCCTTCCTCGTTGAGTGtgccgagggcgagggatgccgcgatggagcggcggcgctgcggcgcggcacaTACGCTAAAGTCAGCGTTCCGCCGGCGTTGGGGTGCGTCATGGCACAgctctccgccacctccccGTACGGCCGCATTACCCTGTGA
- a CDS encoding sre-2/carboxylate carrier-like protein — protein MMQLSPDATLEEVPHFPQDLQPDQSTYKGRFLRFLSMTDPRTLLTSPTRLALSEALLERVDRREDGWATVKVADYLDARQRVQCIVHPESGKPILMPFRFSAFVPMNFINLCGMLAPSQQTPARAMFWQFSNQTYNVGFNYCNGSGKNGLPLHELAISYVVATGTACGTSYQLSKVASAFSASTSSAALLLQLMIPYTAVACANIANLGVIRFRDVLRGIAVQDPETGKDLNDGKPSAVAGRLAVAQVALSRVMIPVPLMLLPPVFMNALFHPTRGVRFFVQRRAQLFLPVNVLTLVSVLCVALPMSIAVFPQKTVVPVSWLEASFQGQTNAAGHAITHVEFNKGL, from the coding sequence ATGATGCAGCTCAGCCCAGACGCCACCCTCGAGGAGGTGCCGCACTTCCCACAGGACTTGCAGCCGGACCAGTCGACGTACAAGGGACGCTTCCTTCGCTTTCTCTCCATGACGGATCCTCGCACCCTCCTCacgtcgccgacgcggctggcgctgagcgaggcgctgctcgagCGTGTTGACCGCCGTGAGGATGGCTGGGCTACAGTGAAGGTGGCCGACTACCTTGacgcgcggcagcgggtgcagTGCATCGTCCACCCCGAGTCGGGGAAGCCCATCCTCATGCCGTTCCGGTTCTCCGCGTTTGTGCCGATGAACTTCATCAACCTGTGTGGTATGCTGGCGCCATCGCAGCAGACCCCCGCACGGGCCATGTTCTGGCAGTTCTCGAACCAGACGTACAACGTCGGCTTTAACTActgcaacggcagcggcaagaatgggctgccgctgcacgagcTCGCAATAAGCTACGTCGTGGCCACAGGCACCGCGTGTGGCACCTCGTACCAGCTCAGTAAGGTTGCCTCGGCCTTCTCGGCGTccacgtcgtcggcggcactgctcctgcagctgaTGATCCCGTACACCGCCGTGGCGTGTGCGAACATCGCGAACCTTGGGGTCATTCGCTTCCGCgatgtgctgcgcggcatTGCCGTGCAAGACCCGGAGACGGGTAAGGACCTGAACGACGGCAAGCCGTCCGCCGTGGCcggccgcctcgctgtgGCGCAGGTAGCACTCAGCCGCGTTATGATCCCTGtgccgctgatgctgctgcccccgGTTTTCATGAATGCTCTCTTCCACCCGACAAGGGGCGTCCGCTTCttcgtgcagcgccgcgcgcagctATTCCTACCAGTGAACGTGCTGACACTGGTCAGCGTGCTGTGCGTCGCACTGCCGATGAGCATCGCCGTGTTCCCGCAGAAGACGGTGGTGCCGGTGAGCTGGCTGGAGGCGTCCTTCCAGGGGCAGACGAACGCCGCCGGCCACGCCATCACGCATGTCGAGTTCAACAAGGGCCTTTAG
- a CDS encoding putative kinesin translates to MPKVRGEESIGVYLRIRPPPTSQQSRLLATGGGGGTAAVSSPFEAARGTGQSPATFQYEVEEDFQRSILHLHTAQRLVQEAQRASTGPSPSQPSSVPANNPRGGGGSTSHAAGVDDVVNNTVVDFQYSFDRVFKPSATQEDVFATVAKGCVASVLDGMNSTVFAYGQTGSGKTYSITGGTESYQDRGLIPRAMAMIYEEVARRREGGGGRHPRCRRSSSVGAAGDDGDHASDGDASGGGATTYTITMSYLQIYNDKGQDLLNHGRDARTLEELPAVTIHEMEDDIMLKGLEQHSAPTLADALNLLFLGDTNRLYCETPMNKTSSRSHCIFTIYLEARSASSSVVRRSKLNLVDLAGSERVSKTGVSGTILTEAKHINLSLHFLEQVIVALSEKAKGVRDHVPYRNSFLTMALRDSLGRNCKTVMLATAHVVASQVAETMSTCQFAQRVALIQQAPQVNVETDPVLLVRKLRAEVAQLKDEVAYLRANGGGSSAASLAADRTLTADEKNVCRGMVDAYIQKAAVDGDWSSRLTGLNGDMARIYCCYEILRERLVRGGGGAPDDTQQQRQQKQRLDDSEAQVTALRHTLQLKENELQMLLTVLKKAGHADATSGVGGAGGGAGLGAAGVRYTAVAQTPHSNGGAISGSGEAEGVVGVPFVFTRSRSSSGSRGANVGDVQNDEHQQAELLLRQNIYRDAQQLIAQLRRLAGAALTHATAAAAPPHAERTVEAALTRVTTLAQQGQFTEAEAAAATEFLESKREYRQHVANLHKRSEGDKNNGGGGGGGAGGGDARTAVDVLMDEQFLQNRAQALEAFKASYDAQHKVEETKLLLRPKYAACKASAQQLNACVDAIKQLKTKIQRRRAERAAEGSDVADAEEVAWLAELSSTKERYNVHAAQLRHDKEEIDGMHAYLKHAQEQLVRDFERWFSARQQQVQLAVQQQELHAQRRHEEEKRTELTDGLRAALGISPTNVPLSEKPGPNMCATPPPSPRGDTGYTASSITSSQCGSSLPFSPLFSAAQPQRSYAHSASQSMIAVPCLPNTSGSGGLSAVLLPSTTQAPVRGEHHSSSVPTLSLTAPSARLAMTVKDGQPHSADVALARLSPSPTVQRDGASASPPATSPGLTGPARNAWTTAKASTTLMMSGGTETTPSPTRPFHLLPLGNTTTTTTAANSTALSVAPAGSAASADKKRSNPYFPLFPSTGNAAADAQLAELYKAREAMRKQFQ, encoded by the coding sequence ATGCCCAAAGTCCGCGGAGAGGAGAGCATCGGGGTGTACCTCCGCAtccggccgccgccgacatcgCAGCAGAGTCGCCTgctcgccaccggcggcggtggcggcaccgcggcagtCTCCAGCCCCTTCGAGGCAGCGCGAGGCACCGGCCAGTCGCCGGCTACCTTTCAGTACGAAGTGGAAGAGGACTTTCAACGATCGATATTGCACCTGCACACCGCGCAGCGACtcgtgcaggaggcgcagcgggcgtcGACAGGtccgtcgccgtcgcagccgtCCTCAGTCCCAGCGAACAACCcacgcggtggtggcggcagcaccagccaTGCCGCTGGTGTCGACGACGTCGTGAACAACACTGTTGTTGACTTTCAGTACAGCTTCGACCGCGTTTTCAAACCGAGCGCTACGCAAGAGGACGTCttcgccaccgtcgcgaAGGGCTGCGTGGCGTCGGTGCTGGATGGCATGAACAGCACCGTCTTTGCCTACGGCCAgacgggcagcggcaagacgTACAGCATCACGGGCGGGACAGAGAGCTACCAAGACCGAGGTCTCATCCCACGCGCGATGGCCATGATCTACGAGGAAGTGGCACGGCGacgcgagggcggcggtggtcgacacccgcgctgccgccgcagcagcagcgtcgggGCCGCAGGTGATGACGGCGACCATGCCAGCGACGGTGATGCtagtggcggcggtgccacgACGTACACCATCACCATGTCCTACCTTCAGATTTACAACGACAAGGGGCAAGACCTGCTCAACCACGGCCgcgacgcgcgcacgctAGAGGAGCTACCGGCCGTCACGATACACGAGATGGAGGACGACATTATGCTCAAGGGGCTGGAGCAGCACAGCGCCCCAACGCTGGCAGACGCCCTGAATCTTCTGTTCCTCGGTGACACAAACCGCCTGTACTGCGAGACGCCCATGAACAAGACGTCGTCGCGCTCGCACTGCATCTTCACCATCTATCTGGAGGCCCGCTCCGCTTCTTCCTCCGTCGTGCGTCGTTCCAAGCTGAACCTCGTCGATCTCGCCGGAAGCGAGCGCGTGAGCAAGACCGGCGTCTCGGGCACGATCTTGACGGAGGCGAAGCACATCaacctctctctccacttCCTCGAGCAAGTCATCGTCGCGCTcagcgagaaggcgaagggggTACGCGATCACGTGCCGTATCGCAACTCGTTTCTcacgatggcgctgcgcgacagcCTCGGGCGCAACTGCAAGACAGTCATGCTCGCCACGGCGCACGTCGTGGCCTCGCAGGTGGCGGAGACGATGAGCACGTGCCAGttcgcgcagcgcgtcgcaTTGATCCAGCAGGCACCGCAGGTGAACGTGGAGACGGACccggtgctgctcgtgcgCAAGCTAcgcgcggaggtggcgcagctcaAGGACGAAGTCGCCTACCTCCGCgcgaacggcggcggcagtagTGCGGCGTCACTGGCGGCCGACCGCACGCTGACGGCGGATGAAAAGAACGTGTGCCGCGGCATGGTCGATGCGTACATCCAGAAGGCTGCTGTGGATGGCGACTGGAGCTCCCGCCTCACCGGCCTTAACGGGGACATGGCTCGTATATATTGCTGCTATGAAATTCTGCGCGAGCGTctcgtgcgcggcggcggtggcgcgcccGACGATacgcagcaacagcggcagcagaaacAGCGGCTGGACGACAGCGAAGCGCAGGTGACGGCACTGCGGCACACTCTGCAGCTCAAGGAAAATGAGCTGCAGATGTTATTGACGGTGCTCAAGAAGGCGGGGCACGCCGACGCGACGAGCGGTGTTGGCGGggcgggtggcggcgcaggccTTGGTGCCGCCGGTGTGCGGTACACCGCCGTTGCGCAGACGCCCCACAGCAACGGAGGCGCCATCAGCGGTAGCGGAGAGGCGGAAGGCGTGGTGGGTGTGCCGTTTGTTTTCACGAGATCGCGAAGCAGCTCCGGAAGTCGGGGTGCGAATGTTGGCGACGTGCAGAACGACGAGCATCAGCAGGCCGAGCTCTTGCTGAGGCAGAACATCTACCGTGACGCTCAGCAGCTAATTgctcagctgcgccggctagctggcgcagctctcacgcacgccacggcggctgcagcgccaccgcacgcGGAGAGGACagtcgaggcggcgctgaccCGTGTCACCACCCTTGCACAGCAAGGCCAGTTCACGGAGGCCGAggctgcagccgccacggAGTTCCTTGAGAGCAAGCGTGAGTACCGGCAGCACGTCGCGAACTTGCACAAGCGCAGCGAAGGGGACAAGAACAAcgggggtggcggcggcggcggtgctggtggtggtgacgcccGCACTGCCGTGGACGTGCTGATGGACGAGCAGTTTCTGCAGAAccgcgcgcaggcgctggaggctTTCAAGGCCTCCTACGACGCGCAGCACAAGGTGGAGGAGACAAAACTGCTTCTCCGGCCCAAGTACGCGGCGTGCAAGGcctcggcgcagcagctcaacgCCTGCGTAGACGCCATTAAACAGCTGAAAACCAAGAtccagcgccggcgagccGAGCGGGCGGCGGAAGGCAGCGATGTCGCGGACGCCGAGGAAGTTGCGTGGCTGGCGGAGCTGAGCTCCACGAAAGAGCGCTACAACGTtcacgcggcgcagctgcggcacgaCAAGGAGGAAATCGACGGCATGCATGCTTATCTCAAGCACGCACAGGAGCAGCTGGTGCGCGACTTTGAGCGTTGGTtcagcgcgcggcagcagcaggtgcagctggctgtgcagcagcaagagctgcacgcgcagcgccggcacgaGGAAGAGAAACGAACGGAGCTGACCGATGGCTTGCGAGCGGCCCTCGGAATATCGCCAACCAACGTCCCGTTATCCGAGAAACCAGGCCCGAACAtgtgcgccacgccgccaccgtcgccgcgtGGCGACACGGGCTACACTGCGAGCTCCATCACGAGTAgccagtgcggcagcagcctgCCCTTCTCGCCACTATTCTCGGCCGCTCAGCCACAACGCTCCTACGCGCACTCAGCCTCCCAATCCATGATCGCAGTGCCGTGCCTGCCCAACacgagcggcagtggcgggtTGTCGGCAGTGCTGTTGCCTTCCACCACGCAGGCGCCTGTGCGCGGTGAGCACCACTCCTCGTCGGTGCCGACACTCTCACTGACTGCGCCGTCCGCGCGGCTGGCGATGACGGTGAAAGATGGACAGCCGCACTCAGCGGACGTGGCCTTGGCACGCCTATCGCCGTCGCCTACGGTGCAGCGAgacggcgccagcgcatCGCCACCGGCTACCTCGCCAGGGCTCACGGGACCAGCGCGGAACGCCTGGACAACAGCGAAGGCGAGCACCACGCTGATGATGAGTGGCGGTACGGAAACCACACCGAGTCCGACGCGGCCGTTCCATCTCCTCCCTCTTggcaacaccaccaccaccaccacggccgccaaCAGTACAGCCTTGTCTGTCGCCCCCGCCGGtagcgccgcctctgccgacaAGAAGCGGAGCAACCCGTACTTCCCGCTGTTCCCGTCCACcggcaacgccgcggcggatGCACAACTGGCGGAGCTCTACAAGGCGAGAGAGGCCATGCGCAAGCAGTTCCAGTGA